Within Borrelia puertoricensis, the genomic segment AATAAAATAATACGTCAGATCAGATCCAACATTGAAAATGAAACTTTAATAAACAATCTAATAACAGGCTTACAAAAGTTTAATACCAATGCTATGCAATTAAAAACATATGAAGCAATTATCACTTCACAGGCTAGACATAAAACACAATCTTATAACTCATATAAGTCATTAATGCAACAAATAATATATTCAGATACACATAATCAAAAAAACATTGACATACTAAAAAAGACTATAAAAAAAGAACCTATAGGAATCATAGGAGAGATGAATGGTAGTTCTCGCATTAATTCAATTGATAGGGAAATGATTGAATCTTTGGGAATAAAATTGGAATTTCATAACACAGAAATTGGTATCTTTAAACATGGAATGACTCCTGAAGGGACATCTTTAAACATGTGCAAACAAATATTAGAACAAAAATTTAAGAATGACAATTCTTTCAAATTAGGATATGTCCCTGATTGTGATGGAGACAGAGGCAATTTGGTCGCAATTTTAAAAAAAGAACAAGCGAGTATCATTACACCACAAAAAATATTTGCACTCTCAGTACTCTCAGAGCTTAGCTATCTTTACCATACGGGAATTAAAGACAATTTAGCTGTCGTAGTTAATGATGCAACCTCACTAAACATTGAAAAAATAGCCTCGTTATTTAACACAAAAGTTTATAGAGTGGAAGTTGGTGAAGCTAACTTAACAGAAATGGCTGACCTTTTACGAAATAAAGGATTAATAGTAAAAATTTTGGGAGAAGGATCAAATGGGGGAAATATTACATACCCTTCAAAAGTAAGAGACCCACTAACAACTCTCTTTAGCATCATAAAATTGCTTAAAATCAAAAATCTTTACAAAATATGGTGTTCAATATCTAATAATTCATATAATGAACACTATACTCTTGAGGACATATTAAAGACAATCAATTTTTATAGCAATGTAGAAGTATCATCAGAAAAAGCCATGCTTAAAATAAAAGCAAAAAATCAAGAAATACTAAAAACCAACTACGAAAAATTATTAGAAAAAGAATTCAACAATAATACCGTATTACAAAAACTACCAATACATAATTATGAAATTATAAATTATGAGGGTATTAAACAAACTCTATCTAGAACAGGTGACTCATCAGGAGGGCTTAAAGTTTTATTTAAAAATAATAAACATGAAATAATTGCTAGTTTATGGTTCCGTGGCTCAAAAACGGAACCAATATTTAGAGTATTAAGTGAGGTCATATCTGAACATAATGATTTACTATATCCTCTCTTAGATTTTCATACAGATTTAATACACTCGGCTAACTCTTTAACCTATATTAACATATTTAATAAATAATGAACTGTACAATATATAAGCTACTCTATTTCAATAGTTTGCAAAGCTTTGTCTCTTAACCACATAATAATTTGAACATTTACTTGGTTTATACACTTATTGCTATATACTTATTGCTCTATGGAGGTAACGATGCAATTAAAAAAACAATGTTTATTTGCACTTATATTGATAAGTTTTATTAGTTGTGATTTACTATTTGACAAAGATATGCAAGAAAAATCTGCTGGTCTACTTGATAAGATCCACTCTACCTTGGGTGTTAGAAATCAAGCTATCAGCAATACTTCTGATAAGCCAAATAAATTAATTAAAAGACCTTTTAAAAAAATTAAAACAAAACGTAAAAAAGGTATGAATAGAGGAAAAGTAAACACCCAAGCATCATCACAAGACAATAGACCCATTTCCGGTGTTTATGACCCTAGCGTCAATGATGTATTAGTTTCAGATCCTATGACCCAAGAAACACTTCCAAAAGAAGAAAGAGAAAATTTACCTATTGTTACTGTCAGCGATAGGGATTTAACTTCTCTTAACAGTCAAGAAGGAGAGTCAAAACCAGAGCTTACAATACCTACAGTTAGTTTAAGTGGTACTACAGGCACTCTTAGTGATTTAAGTAGTGGAGGATACTCAGGTGACTATGAGTACACTTATTACTCAATACCAACAACAATTTCGGGTTATGCTAGTCCTATTACAGAAGAAGTAGAAGATAGCCCTCAATATGAATATTATGATCAATTAGAGAAAGTTGAAAAAAAGATTGATTCTGAACTTGAGACGATCAACAAAATCAAAAAAGACAGAGATCAAGTCGAATTTCAAGCTACTATGAGTACAAGTGGTCATTCT encodes:
- a CDS encoding phosphoglucomutase, which translates into the protein MLKGYTLNMTNLRDAINEMILSHSGFRKIFAKSKNENSIEYEINDDDKILVALITFTISNYFKDKPRKYINVGLDSRATGNIISEIIIKTLILNNNSVNFFGILPIPEILAYTKENQNSKGFIYISASHNPTGYNGIKIGLNDGGVLNSNETNKIIRQIRSNIENETLINNLITGLQKFNTNAMQLKTYEAIITSQARHKTQSYNSYKSLMQQIIYSDTHNQKNIDILKKTIKKEPIGIIGEMNGSSRINSIDREMIESLGIKLEFHNTEIGIFKHGMTPEGTSLNMCKQILEQKFKNDNSFKLGYVPDCDGDRGNLVAILKKEQASIITPQKIFALSVLSELSYLYHTGIKDNLAVVVNDATSLNIEKIASLFNTKVYRVEVGEANLTEMADLLRNKGLIVKILGEGSNGGNITYPSKVRDPLTTLFSIIKLLKIKNLYKIWCSISNNSYNEHYTLEDILKTINFYSNVEVSSEKAMLKIKAKNQEILKTNYEKLLEKEFNNNTVLQKLPIHNYEIINYEGIKQTLSRTGDSSGGLKVLFKNNKHEIIASLWFRGSKTEPIFRVLSEVISEHNDLLYPLLDFHTDLIHSANSLTYINIFNK
- a CDS encoding BBK32 immunogenic protein P35; amino-acid sequence: MQLKKQCLFALILISFISCDLLFDKDMQEKSAGLLDKIHSTLGVRNQAISNTSDKPNKLIKRPFKKIKTKRKKGMNRGKVNTQASSQDNRPISGVYDPSVNDVLVSDPMTQETLPKEERENLPIVTVSDRDLTSLNSQEGESKPELTIPTVSLSGTTGTLSDLSSGGYSGDYEYTYYSIPTTISGYASPITEEVEDSPQYEYYDQLEKVEKKIDSELETINKIKKDRDQVEFQATMSTSGHSTSDERKNAKEKLNQFSKEKLAQTLQTLFTEVDDVQKTIENILEDYYEVESQLSKNYVIELCQTLAWAKGELHYLIKTIEGSANTFKAYSIGIGHGSDFSQVETILKKVKELLGKAKNEINLTFKN